A genomic window from Camelina sativa cultivar DH55 chromosome 2, Cs, whole genome shotgun sequence includes:
- the LOC104722640 gene encoding ras-related protein RABA4c, with protein MSKFQSNFNQKIDYVFKVVLIGDSAVGKSQLLARFSRNEFSIESKATIGVEFQTRTLEIDHKTIKAQIWDTAGQERYRAVTSAYYRGAVGAMLVYDITKRQSFDHVARWLEELRGHADKNIAIMLIGNKTDLGSLRAVPTEDAKEFAQRENLFFMETSALDSNNVEPSFLTVLTEIYRIVSKKNLVANEEGESGGDSSLLQGTKIVVAGEETVTKGKGCCGTS; from the exons ATGTCAAAGTTTCAGAGCAATTTCAACCAGAAGATAGATTATGTCTTCAAGGTAGTATTGATCGGCGACTCTGCTGTTGGTAAATCTCAGCTCCTCGCTAGGTTTTCAAGAAACGAGTTCAGTATCGAATCTAAAGCAACCATCGGTGTCGAGTTTCAGACAAGAACACTTGAGATCGATCATAAAACTATCAAAGCTCAGATATGGGACACTGCTGGTCAAGAACG GTATCGAGCGGTGACGAGTGCATACTATAGAGGAGCGGTAGGGGCAATGCTAGTTTACGACATAACGAAACGACAGTCGTTTGATCATGTAGCGAGATGGTTAGAAGAATTGAGAGGGCACGCTGACAAAAACATTGCGATTATGCTTATAGGAAACAAGACTGATCTCGGGTCACTTCGAGCTGTACCAACCGAGGATGCTAAAGAATTTGCTCAAAGAGAAAACCTGTTTTTCATGGAGACATCAGCCTTGGATTCCAACAATGTCGAGCCGTCTTTTCTCACGGTTCTGACCGAGATCTATCGAATCGTGAGCAAAAAGAATCTTGTTGCCAATGAGGAAGGAGAATCTGGAGGAgactcttccctcttgcaaggAACTAAAATTGTTGTTGCTGGAGAAGAGACTGTTACTAAAGGGAAGGGTTGTTGTGGAACATCATAG